A DNA window from Pseudarthrobacter sp. W1I19 contains the following coding sequences:
- a CDS encoding transglycosylase SLT domain-containing protein, producing MTAAGIDPANFGYVEFIVQHESGWNPNAVNPSSGACGLGQQLPCGKWAGAWNDPIAALVAMNSYVSRYGGWAGAHAYWLAHGNY from the coding sequence ATGACTGCAGCCGGGATAGACCCCGCCAACTTCGGCTATGTCGAATTTATCGTCCAGCACGAGAGCGGTTGGAACCCCAACGCCGTGAACCCCAGCAGCGGAGCCTGTGGTCTCGGGCAGCAGCTGCCCTGCGGCAAGTGGGCCGGAGCCTGGAACGATCCCATCGCCGCCCTGGTCGCGATGAACAGCTACGTCAGCCGATATGGGGGATGGGCGGGAGCCCACGCCTACTGGCTGGCACACGGAAATTACTAA
- a CDS encoding Lsr2 family protein — protein MAQKTVVILSDDIDGSEASETIRFSLDNAEYEIDLNDEHANELREALQRFTQAARKTSGGRGRPAGRKSSGSGLDTKAVRLWAIENGYSVNTRGRIQQDIIEKYQAAS, from the coding sequence ATGGCACAAAAGACAGTAGTGATTCTTTCGGACGATATAGACGGATCGGAAGCCAGCGAAACGATCCGCTTCTCATTGGACAACGCAGAATACGAGATTGACCTCAACGACGAACATGCCAATGAGCTCCGCGAAGCCCTGCAGCGCTTTACCCAAGCTGCTCGTAAGACTTCCGGTGGCCGCGGTCGGCCCGCTGGTCGCAAGTCCAGTGGGTCCGGCCTTGATACCAAGGCTGTTCGGCTCTGGGCGATCGAAAACGGTTACAGCGTGAACACCCGTGGCCGTATCCAGCAAGACATTATCGAGAAGTACCAGGCCGCGAGCTAA
- a CDS encoding terminase small subunit, translated as MARPTKYTKSLAKKAQAYLDSCVDTHEVVRSGSRLAVRKIVKVPTVEGLALALNISRDTVYAWAQDKTRPEFSDTLERLQAVQADRLIQGGLGSEYKDSIVKLILSAKHAYIPKTETREVDDWDDLMNRAEEIDDADPDTETSTDSN; from the coding sequence ATGGCCAGACCCACCAAATACACGAAATCCTTGGCGAAGAAGGCGCAAGCTTATCTAGATAGCTGTGTCGATACTCATGAGGTAGTGCGGTCAGGCAGCCGACTCGCGGTCCGCAAAATCGTCAAGGTTCCCACGGTGGAGGGCTTGGCCCTAGCTCTCAACATCAGTCGCGACACCGTATACGCCTGGGCCCAGGACAAGACCAGGCCTGAGTTTTCCGACACCTTAGAGAGACTGCAGGCAGTCCAGGCTGACCGTCTCATCCAAGGTGGTCTCGGCAGTGAATACAAGGACTCCATCGTCAAGCTCATCCTGTCCGCCAAGCATGCCTACATCCCCAAGACGGAAACCAGGGAAGTCGACGACTGGGACGATCTAATGAATCGTGCTGAGGAAATAGACGATGCCGACCCTGACACCGAAACAAGCACAGACTCTAACTAG
- a CDS encoding terminase large subunit domain-containing protein yields the protein MPTLTPKQAQTLTRAIRKSPKFFLRDYLGADPWPMQISIIQSVRDNRVTTVRSCHGIGKSWIAARTAAWFLMAYPNSVVVTTAPTGRQVKEILWREFRVAAKKARYKFPGKTLTTQHEISDKWYAIGVSAKDPDNFQGFHADHILVIVDEAAGVNEPIFEAVDALVTSANARVLYIGNPTSVGGTFYDSHRSHLASKLHVSCWITPNFTENGIARCEAIDCKQPNHPAEAVVEAIESGREQSPEWKTPRPHLVSVRWVYERIFKWGIGTPLWDSRVEGEFPKSGTRALIALNLVEAAMSDERHAEVKVGPSRFGVDSAGGGDMSAIYHRRGQKGESIRAWLTPDTTVINDEIEKLNPTDHETQVKIEAMGLGIPIYNTAARKVRENPHWLHKIIAVNTSNPPTVKDPGPGEYEFANLRAEMWWSVSRLFINGDIAIPDDEELKVELSAVEWYLKNGKIHVEDKKELRKRIGRSPDRGDALVISYAPVEGGNNVLVLDKPETKRLAPETYTSGLLGKQF from the coding sequence ATGCCGACCCTGACACCGAAACAAGCACAGACTCTAACTAGGGCCATCCGCAAAAGCCCGAAGTTCTTCCTCCGTGATTATCTGGGGGCAGATCCCTGGCCGATGCAGATCAGCATCATTCAGAGTGTCCGCGATAACCGCGTCACGACCGTCCGCTCCTGCCACGGTATCGGCAAGTCTTGGATAGCCGCACGTACCGCCGCCTGGTTCCTTATGGCCTATCCGAATTCGGTAGTCGTAACCACGGCGCCGACTGGCCGCCAGGTGAAAGAGATCCTCTGGCGCGAGTTCCGCGTGGCCGCCAAGAAAGCCAGATACAAGTTCCCCGGTAAGACGCTTACCACCCAGCACGAAATCAGCGACAAGTGGTACGCCATCGGGGTGTCAGCCAAAGACCCGGACAACTTCCAGGGCTTCCATGCTGACCACATCCTCGTCATCGTGGATGAGGCGGCCGGCGTGAACGAACCTATCTTCGAAGCGGTGGACGCCCTGGTCACCAGTGCCAACGCCCGCGTACTCTACATCGGCAACCCGACCAGCGTCGGCGGCACGTTCTACGATTCCCATCGCAGCCACTTGGCGAGCAAGCTGCACGTCTCCTGTTGGATAACGCCCAACTTCACTGAGAACGGCATAGCGCGTTGTGAGGCCATCGACTGCAAGCAGCCGAACCATCCGGCGGAAGCGGTGGTGGAGGCCATCGAGAGCGGCCGAGAACAGTCCCCAGAGTGGAAGACTCCGCGTCCTCACCTGGTGTCAGTGCGCTGGGTGTACGAGCGCATCTTTAAGTGGGGCATCGGCACACCGCTGTGGGACAGCCGCGTCGAGGGGGAGTTCCCGAAGTCAGGCACGCGCGCCCTCATCGCTTTGAACCTGGTGGAGGCGGCCATGTCCGACGAGCGGCATGCTGAGGTGAAAGTCGGCCCTTCGCGCTTTGGTGTCGACTCCGCCGGCGGCGGCGATATGAGTGCCATCTACCACCGCCGTGGCCAGAAAGGCGAGAGCATCCGCGCCTGGCTGACGCCGGACACCACTGTCATCAACGACGAGATTGAGAAGCTCAATCCAACTGACCACGAGACCCAGGTAAAGATTGAAGCCATGGGCCTGGGCATCCCGATTTACAACACAGCCGCGCGCAAGGTCCGAGAGAATCCCCACTGGCTGCACAAGATCATCGCCGTCAATACCTCCAATCCGCCGACCGTCAAAGACCCAGGGCCGGGGGAGTACGAGTTCGCCAACCTTCGCGCTGAGATGTGGTGGAGCGTGTCGCGCTTGTTTATCAACGGCGACATCGCCATCCCCGACGACGAGGAACTGAAGGTCGAGCTGTCGGCCGTGGAGTGGTATCTAAAGAACGGCAAGATTCACGTGGAAGACAAGAAGGAACTACGCAAGCGCATCGGCCGCTCACCTGACCGTGGTGACGCGTTAGTCATTTCCTATGCCCCCGTCGAAGGCGGCAATAACGTGCTCGTCCTGGATAAACCGGAAACCAAACGCCTGGCTCCTGAGACATACACAAGTGGGTTGCTAGGAAAGCAGTTCTAG
- a CDS encoding DUF935 family protein, with product MDEANKSIEAAAKKSTAQYRELGESGTLVFSGIITGEEYSPDLMGHKAAVVYDRMRRSDATVRSSLQAVFLPIMQAEWTFEAASEDAADVEMAEFCNENFFTILDWHGFLSEALTYLPFGYAVFEMVLELRPVNGKERIVLSKLAFRKQKSIYRWSSDKFGAGITQMLANGDSPETPLEKLVIFTNQKEGENYEGISVLRSSYQNWFIKSALYQIDSVAHERHGLGVIDIVEPAQADDTDRQMLIRAARALRANEQSYINHKAGWDIGFMDMKSQTLRDMMPSINHHDRQISKNVLAQFLELGASSGSGSRSLSEDLTSFFTLAEKATAQTIIDTLARTAIKTLVDLNFTTDKYPKLKANGLDDEALPVFSEALSKLSAAGAITMDDDIENRSRAAIGVKPLPKDHVREKPAAKPNPENPMDPDSKTNIKDVPDEKAKKKVSAEAKIRKARQLYQELDEALDEQRAA from the coding sequence ATGGATGAAGCCAACAAAAGCATAGAGGCAGCTGCCAAGAAAAGTACCGCGCAATATCGGGAGCTTGGCGAATCCGGGACTTTAGTTTTTAGTGGCATTATCACCGGCGAGGAATACAGCCCGGATCTGATGGGGCATAAGGCCGCCGTCGTCTATGACCGCATGCGGCGCAGTGACGCCACGGTCCGCTCCAGTCTGCAGGCGGTGTTCCTCCCCATCATGCAGGCCGAATGGACCTTCGAAGCAGCCAGCGAGGATGCCGCCGACGTGGAGATGGCCGAGTTCTGCAATGAGAACTTCTTCACCATCCTGGACTGGCACGGCTTCCTGTCCGAAGCATTGACGTATCTACCGTTCGGGTACGCCGTCTTCGAGATGGTCCTCGAGCTGCGCCCGGTGAACGGCAAGGAGCGCATCGTCCTATCCAAGCTGGCCTTCCGCAAACAGAAGAGTATCTACCGCTGGAGTTCGGACAAGTTCGGCGCCGGCATCACCCAGATGCTAGCCAATGGCGATTCGCCGGAGACGCCGTTGGAGAAGCTCGTCATCTTCACCAACCAGAAGGAAGGCGAAAACTACGAGGGCATCAGCGTGCTGCGCTCGTCCTATCAGAACTGGTTCATCAAGAGCGCGCTGTACCAAATAGATTCCGTCGCTCATGAGCGCCACGGCCTAGGTGTCATCGATATCGTGGAGCCTGCCCAGGCTGACGATACCGACCGCCAGATGCTTATCCGAGCAGCCCGCGCCTTGCGCGCCAACGAGCAGTCTTACATCAACCACAAGGCTGGTTGGGATATCGGCTTTATGGATATGAAGTCACAGACCCTGCGCGACATGATGCCGAGCATCAACCATCACGATCGGCAAATCAGTAAGAACGTCCTGGCTCAGTTCCTGGAGCTGGGCGCCAGTAGTGGCAGCGGCAGCCGTTCGCTCAGCGAAGACCTCACAAGCTTCTTTACCCTTGCCGAGAAGGCTACGGCTCAGACCATCATTGACACGCTCGCCCGTACGGCCATCAAGACGCTGGTCGACCTTAACTTCACCACCGACAAATATCCCAAGCTCAAGGCCAACGGCCTGGACGACGAAGCGCTGCCGGTGTTCTCGGAGGCCCTATCTAAGTTGTCCGCGGCCGGCGCAATCACGATGGACGACGACATTGAGAACCGGTCACGGGCGGCCATTGGCGTGAAGCCGCTGCCCAAGGATCACGTCCGCGAAAAGCCAGCTGCCAAACCTAACCCTGAAAATCCGATGGACCCTGATTCCAAGACGAATATCAAAGACGTGCCGGACGAGAAGGCGAAAAAGAAGGTTAGCGCCGAGGCGAAGATCCGCAAGGCACGCCAGTTGTATCAGGAGTTGGACGAGGCACTCGATGAACAGCGAGCTGCTTGA